In Prunus dulcis chromosome 2, ALMONDv2, whole genome shotgun sequence, a single genomic region encodes these proteins:
- the LOC117618048 gene encoding uncharacterized protein LOC117618048 has protein sequence MILYKGDDALMCKVFAMTLRGATQDWFHTLPSASIGNFKELALTFTKEYTSYNTIRKHVDHLFNLHKKPDMSLQDYLRRFKAEKANIIGCNGQVASSAFKKGLPTEHKLYRELAITPSQTLVEVFAMAERCALWDDDRIATKKANKKVDHPTMQASQKSNQFEQKAQDKHRSRPQERGSEIGTFTEFAIPIHQILAQVKDKSWVKRPPPMRGDPSKRDTNKYCAFHEEHSHYTNNYNAWKRHLEELDRESHCTEFVAKKTIQQIEDRVAAFKESPQKVIRINTVLADSQESGLTTKERKRKITQATHVSQVTTGVPAIVDTPIIGFQKNDLIGLCLPHNDALVICIQIEQVVVERVHVDKSSAANILQLSVIQQMGLEPKISKFSRSLTGFNDAISITVRKIDLDSHSPTVACS, from the coding sequence ATGATCCTGTACAAGGGAGACGACGCCCTGATGTGCAAAGTGTTCGCGATGACCCTACGAGGAGCAACTCAAGACTGGTTCCACACTCTACCGTCCGCATCGATAGGCAACTTTAAGGAGTTAGCCCTCACCTTCACGAAGGAGTACACCTCTTACAATACGATCAGAAAGCATGTGGACCACTTGTTTAACCTGCACAAGAAGCCAGACATGTCTCTTCAAGACTACCTCAGACGGTTTAAAGCTGAGAAGGCGAACATCATAGGATGCAATGGCCAAGTTGCATCCTCAGCTTTCAAGAAGGGCTTGCCAACTGAGCACAAGCTATACCGGGAGCTGGCCATAACTCCAAGCCAAACCTTGGTAGAAGTGTTCGCAATGGCAGAGCGTTGTGCACTTTGGGACGATGATCGTATCGCCACAAAGAAAGCCAACAAGAAAGTTGATCACCCGACGATGCAGGCAAGCCAAAAGAGCAACCAATTCGAGCAAAAAGCCCAGGATAAGCACAGATCGCGGCCCCAAGAGAGAGGCTCAGAAATAGGGACCTTCACTGAGTTCGCTATCCCAATTCACCAGATCCTGGCTCAAGTGAAGGACAAGTCATGGGTGAAGAGACCGCCACCCATGAGGGGAGACCCCTCTAAGAGGGACACCAATAAATACTGCGCATTCCACGAGGAGCACAGTCATTACACCAACAACTACAATGCTTGGAAAAGGCACCTTGAGGAGCTGGATAGAGAaagccattgcacagaattcGTCGCAAAGAAGACCATCCAGCAGATCGAGGATCGTGTTGCAGCTTTCAAGGAATCTCCCCAAAAGGTCATTCGAATTAACACAGTTCTAGCTGACTCTCAAGAGTCCGGACTGACCACCAAGGAGCGCAAGAGAAAGATCACGCAGGCCACTCATGTCTCCCAAGTCACAACGGGAGTACCAGCCATTGTGGATACACCCATCATCGGCTTCCAGAAAAATGACTTGATCGGGCTTTGCCTGCCGCATAATGACGCCCTAGTCATCTGCATCCAAATTGAACAAGTTGTGGTCGAGCGAGTTCATGTAGATAAGAGCAGCGCAGCCAACATCCTGCAATTATCTGTGATCCAACAGATGGGATTGGAGCCCAAGATTAGCAAATTTTCTAGATCGCTCACCGGCTTCAATGACGCCATCTCAATCACTGTTAGAAAGATCGACCTTGACTCCCACTCACCCACAGTGGCTTGCTCGTAA